In a single window of the Actinomycetota bacterium genome:
- a CDS encoding UDP-glucose/GDP-mannose dehydrogenase family protein: MGTGYVGLTTGACFAHLGHHVVCADVDEGKVARLNAGEVPIVERGLDELVAEGIASGRLTFVVGAATAAADCDIAFLCVPTPQGEDGSADLSYIEAAAREIGPVLPFESIVVNKSTVPVGSAKVVERVLGRPDVKVVSNPEFLREGSALQDFLKPDRIVVGSTDQAAAIRVADLYASIGAPVILTDPASAETIKYAANAFLATKLSFINAIAAICERVGADVHDVVLGVGYDHRIGKDFLRPGPGWGGSCFPKDTRALLRIARDADYEFDLLDGVIAVNEEQFERVCDKITEAVGGSLDGRRVAVWGLTFKAGTDDLRESPSLSIISRLLGRGASVVAYDPTVTVARAGVPAEVTLASSAVEATRGADVLAVLTEWDEFRWVEPAEVLGAMSGRAVVDGRNLLDRNEWRRSGFSHVGIGR, translated from the coding sequence ATCGGCACGGGCTACGTCGGGCTCACCACGGGGGCCTGCTTCGCGCACCTCGGTCACCACGTGGTGTGCGCCGACGTCGACGAGGGCAAGGTCGCCCGGTTGAACGCGGGAGAGGTGCCGATCGTCGAACGGGGCCTCGACGAGCTCGTCGCCGAGGGCATCGCGTCGGGGAGGCTCACCTTCGTCGTCGGCGCTGCGACTGCCGCAGCCGATTGCGACATCGCCTTCTTGTGCGTACCGACGCCGCAGGGCGAGGACGGCTCGGCCGACCTCAGCTACATCGAGGCGGCGGCGCGCGAGATCGGCCCGGTGCTGCCGTTCGAGTCGATCGTCGTCAACAAGTCGACGGTTCCCGTCGGCTCGGCCAAGGTGGTCGAGCGCGTGCTCGGCCGGCCCGACGTGAAGGTGGTCTCCAACCCCGAGTTCCTGCGCGAAGGCTCCGCGCTGCAGGACTTCTTGAAGCCCGATCGGATCGTCGTCGGCAGCACCGACCAGGCGGCGGCGATCCGGGTGGCCGATCTCTACGCAAGCATCGGCGCACCGGTGATCCTCACCGATCCCGCCTCGGCGGAGACGATCAAGTACGCGGCCAACGCGTTCCTCGCCACCAAGCTGTCGTTCATCAACGCCATCGCCGCGATCTGCGAGCGGGTCGGCGCCGACGTGCACGACGTCGTGCTCGGCGTCGGCTACGACCACCGCATCGGCAAGGACTTCTTGCGTCCGGGGCCGGGATGGGGCGGCTCGTGCTTCCCGAAGGACACCCGCGCCCTGCTGCGCATCGCGCGTGACGCCGACTACGAGTTCGACCTGCTCGACGGCGTGATCGCCGTCAACGAGGAGCAGTTCGAGCGAGTCTGCGACAAGATCACCGAAGCGGTGGGAGGAAGCCTCGACGGCCGTCGCGTCGCGGTGTGGGGGCTCACCTTCAAGGCGGGCACGGACGATCTGCGCGAGTCGCCGTCGCTCTCGATCATCTCCCGGCTGCTCGGTCGCGGCGCGTCGGTGGTCGCCTACGACCCGACGGTCACCGTTGCCCGCGCGGGCGTTCCGGCCGAGGTCACGCTCGCCTCTTCGGCGGTCGAAGCGACGCGCGGCGCCGACGTGCTCGCGGTGCTCACCGAGTGGGACGAGTTCCGCTGGGTCGAGCCGGCCGAGGTGCTCGGCGCGATGTCCGGGCGTGCCGTCGTCGACGGGCGCAACCTGCTCGACCGCAACGAGTGGCGCCGCTCCGGGTTCAGCCACGTCGGGATCGGGCGCTGA
- a CDS encoding dienelactone hydrolase, whose amino-acid sequence MARVGALVLFPGAGSSRDHSSLLAIEASVAPLPVDRVDFPYRIAGRKAPDRPAVLLASVRDAAAAMAKRARVRPARVVLGGRSMGGRMGAMAVAGTPDLDGAPPLAARALVLISYPLHPPGKPDTLRVEHFSRLHVPCLFVHGTRDPFGSPAELERWTATIPAGATHVWIEGGRHDLSGADADIAAAVHDWFGTLR is encoded by the coding sequence GTGGCCCGTGTCGGCGCCCTCGTGCTGTTCCCTGGTGCGGGGTCTTCGCGCGACCACTCCAGCCTGCTCGCGATCGAGGCGTCCGTGGCGCCGTTGCCGGTGGACAGGGTCGACTTCCCGTACCGCATCGCGGGGCGCAAGGCGCCGGACCGCCCGGCCGTGCTGCTGGCGAGCGTGCGCGACGCCGCGGCCGCGATGGCGAAGCGGGCGCGGGTGCGTCCGGCACGGGTCGTGCTCGGCGGGCGATCGATGGGTGGGCGGATGGGCGCGATGGCCGTTGCCGGCACCCCCGACCTGGACGGTGCGCCGCCGCTCGCGGCGCGGGCGCTGGTGCTGATCTCGTACCCGCTGCACCCGCCGGGCAAGCCGGACACGCTGCGGGTGGAGCACTTCTCCCGGCTTCACGTGCCATGTCTCTTCGTGCACGGCACCCGCGACCCGTTCGGCTCGCCGGCCGAGCTCGAGCGGTGGACGGCGACGATCCCCGCCGGGGCGACCCACGTGTGGATCGAAGGTGGCCGCCACGACCTGTCGGGAGCCGACGCCGACATCGCGGCCGCGGTGCACGACTGGTTCGGTACCTTGCGCTGA
- a CDS encoding GDP-mannose 4,6-dehydratase encodes MRVLLAGGCGFIGSHLADLLVARGEEVVVVDNLVTGRRRNLAQLAGNDRCTFVEHDVTHALPDTEPFSRPFDAVLHLASPASPDDFATMPLQILEVGSTGTRRLIERALADGATFLLASTSEVYGDPLVHPQPETYWGNVSSIGPRSCYDEAKRFGEALTMAHHRKLGTDVRIVRIFNTYGERMRPEDGRVVNTFISQALAGAPLTIHGDGSQTRSFCHVSDEVRGIAALLDSNVTTPVNIGNPTENTVREVAELVVELTGSASEIVTVPIPDEREGDPLRRCPDITVARRELGWEPTVTLRDGLADMIEHFRRHEDLGS; translated from the coding sequence ATGAGGGTGCTGCTCGCCGGGGGCTGCGGCTTCATCGGCTCCCACCTCGCCGACCTGCTCGTCGCGCGTGGCGAAGAGGTGGTGGTGGTGGACAACCTCGTCACCGGCCGCCGGCGCAACCTCGCGCAGCTCGCCGGGAACGATCGGTGCACGTTCGTCGAGCACGACGTCACCCACGCGCTGCCCGACACCGAACCGTTTTCGCGACCCTTCGACGCCGTGCTGCACCTCGCCAGCCCCGCCTCGCCGGATGACTTCGCGACGATGCCGCTGCAGATCCTCGAGGTGGGCAGCACCGGCACCCGGCGCCTCATCGAGCGCGCCCTGGCCGACGGCGCGACGTTCCTGCTCGCGTCCACGAGCGAGGTGTACGGCGACCCGCTCGTGCATCCTCAGCCCGAGACGTACTGGGGCAACGTCAGCTCCATCGGGCCGCGCAGCTGCTACGACGAGGCGAAGCGCTTCGGCGAGGCGCTCACCATGGCGCACCATCGCAAGCTCGGCACCGATGTGCGCATCGTGCGCATCTTCAACACGTACGGCGAGCGCATGCGCCCCGAGGACGGCCGGGTGGTCAACACATTCATCAGCCAGGCGCTGGCGGGCGCACCGCTGACGATCCACGGCGACGGCAGCCAGACCCGCAGCTTCTGCCACGTCAGCGACGAGGTGCGCGGCATCGCCGCCTTGCTCGACAGCAACGTGACGACGCCGGTGAACATCGGCAACCCGACGGAGAACACCGTGCGTGAGGTGGCCGAGCTGGTGGTCGAGCTGACCGGCTCGGCGAGCGAGATCGTCACCGTTCCCATCCCCGACGAGCGCGAAGGCGACCCGCTGCGGCGCTGCCCGGACATCACCGTCGCGCGGCGCGAGCTCGGCTGGGAACCGACGGTGACGTTGCGCGACGGGCTGGCCGACATGATCGAGCACTTCCGCCGCCACGAAGATCTCGGCTCCTGA
- a CDS encoding S9 family peptidase, with protein MRVIPPARCIAGRELTEPRLSPDGTTVAFVASTPAGAAVQLVPVAGGPERQLTADPAPRPGRGLGGGCFDWLPDATGVVYAAADGALWQQPVADAAPPRRLTDPDPARPPMAPAASPDGSRVAFAVDLAEIHTVDLGTGERTRLDDAAFEFVNDPCWSPSGSVAWQAWSPPHMPWDESAVVTWAGSGSGGVSVEQVPLVQQQQPRFASDGVLLRVRDDTGMANVWRGAQPLWEEPFEHAGPTWGPGQRSFASSPDGKFVAFARNERGFGRLCVVAADGSGVVAEVARGVHGQLSWVGSSLTALRTGARTPTQVVAYDTATWARTPLAVGPLAGWEGSAALVEPEPVELVTDATVLHARLYRAPGTGARLICWVHGGPTDQWQVTFMPRLAHWISRGYSILVPDHRGSTGHGRAYTQALRGRWGELDVADTAALVRHVQERGGAAPDATVLFGSSAGGLTVLGVAARHPGLASCAVVAYPVSDLISLDEATHRFEAHYTSTLVGARPAADALYRARSPLSYADRLVDVPLLVLHGDADPVVPVEQSRALVERVIDAGGTATLHVYEGEGHGLRVRANQLDEYERVGAFVDRHLPGPSSRG; from the coding sequence GTGCGTGTGATCCCGCCAGCTCGCTGCATCGCCGGGCGAGAGCTCACCGAGCCTCGCCTTTCGCCGGATGGGACGACCGTCGCCTTCGTCGCTTCGACGCCCGCGGGTGCGGCGGTGCAGCTCGTACCGGTCGCCGGTGGGCCGGAGCGCCAACTGACGGCGGACCCTGCACCGCGGCCCGGGCGCGGCCTCGGCGGTGGCTGCTTCGACTGGCTGCCCGACGCAACTGGGGTGGTCTACGCGGCAGCCGACGGAGCGCTGTGGCAACAGCCGGTGGCCGACGCGGCGCCACCCAGGCGCCTCACCGATCCCGATCCGGCTCGCCCGCCGATGGCACCGGCGGCATCCCCCGACGGGAGCCGGGTGGCGTTCGCGGTGGACCTCGCCGAGATCCACACCGTCGACCTGGGCACCGGCGAGCGGACCAGGCTCGACGACGCAGCGTTCGAGTTCGTCAACGATCCGTGCTGGTCTCCGTCTGGATCCGTCGCCTGGCAGGCGTGGAGCCCGCCCCACATGCCCTGGGACGAGTCCGCAGTCGTCACCTGGGCCGGCAGCGGGTCGGGCGGGGTCAGCGTCGAACAGGTGCCTCTGGTGCAACAGCAACAACCTCGCTTCGCGTCGGACGGTGTGCTGCTGCGTGTGCGCGACGACACGGGCATGGCGAACGTCTGGCGGGGTGCGCAGCCCCTTTGGGAAGAGCCTTTCGAGCACGCCGGACCGACGTGGGGGCCGGGGCAGCGCTCGTTCGCGTCTTCTCCTGACGGCAAGTTCGTTGCATTTGCACGTAACGAGCGCGGCTTCGGCCGGCTCTGTGTGGTCGCCGCAGACGGCAGCGGAGTGGTCGCGGAGGTCGCCCGTGGCGTGCACGGGCAGCTCTCGTGGGTCGGGTCCAGCCTGACCGCGCTGCGTACCGGGGCGCGGACACCGACGCAGGTGGTCGCCTACGACACCGCGACTTGGGCGAGGACGCCACTCGCCGTCGGGCCGTTGGCCGGTTGGGAGGGGTCGGCGGCTCTCGTCGAGCCGGAGCCGGTGGAGCTGGTGACCGACGCCACGGTGCTCCACGCCAGGCTCTATCGCGCCCCGGGCACCGGCGCCAGGTTGATCTGCTGGGTGCACGGTGGCCCGACCGACCAGTGGCAGGTCACGTTCATGCCCCGGCTGGCCCACTGGATCAGCCGCGGGTACAGCATCCTCGTGCCGGACCACCGCGGCTCGACCGGTCACGGTCGCGCCTACACCCAGGCGCTGCGCGGACGCTGGGGCGAGCTCGACGTGGCCGACACCGCCGCGCTCGTCCGCCACGTGCAAGAACGCGGCGGCGCAGCTCCGGACGCCACGGTGCTGTTCGGATCCTCGGCAGGGGGTCTCACCGTGCTCGGTGTCGCAGCTCGGCATCCCGGGCTGGCCTCCTGTGCCGTCGTCGCCTACCCGGTGAGCGACCTGATCTCCCTCGACGAGGCGACTCATCGGTTCGAGGCCCACTACACGTCGACGCTGGTCGGCGCTCGCCCGGCGGCCGATGCTCTCTACCGGGCGAGGTCCCCGCTCTCGTACGCGGACCGGCTGGTGGACGTGCCGCTGCTCGTCCTGCACGGTGACGCCGACCCGGTGGTGCCCGTCGAGCAGAGCCGGGCGCTGGTCGAACGCGTGATCGACGCCGGCGGCACGGCGACGCTGCACGTCTACGAGGGCGAGGGTCATGGCCTGCGCGTGCGGGCCAACCAGCTCGACGAGTACGAACGCGTCGGCGCCTTCGTCGACCGCCATCTGCCCGGGCCGTCCTCCCGGGGCTGA
- the glpX gene encoding class II fructose-bisphosphatase — translation MSQRPDRNLALELVRVTESAALAASRWVGRGDKLGADGAAVEAMRTVLTTVPMDGVVVIGEGEKDDAPMLFNGERIGDGTPPLTDIAVDPIDGTTLTALGRGNALAVIAVSERGTMFNPGPCVYMEKIAVGPDAAGSIDITASPTQNLRWVAKAKGTSVRDLTVVILDRERHGELIDEVRASGARIKLISDGDIFGAIATAWPDAGVDVLIGIGGTPEGVTSAAALKCMGGEIQGRLWPRNDTERRAALDAGYDLDRVLGTDDLVQGDNCFFAATGVTDGELLQGVRFEAGGATTQSLVMRSRSGTVRLIEARHRLDKLREFASVDYD, via the coding sequence ATGTCCCAACGCCCAGACCGCAACCTGGCCCTCGAGCTCGTGCGGGTCACCGAATCAGCCGCGCTCGCCGCCAGCCGCTGGGTGGGCCGCGGCGACAAGCTCGGTGCCGACGGCGCGGCGGTCGAGGCGATGCGCACCGTGCTGACCACCGTGCCGATGGACGGCGTGGTCGTCATCGGCGAGGGCGAGAAGGACGATGCGCCGATGCTGTTCAACGGCGAAAGGATCGGCGACGGCACACCGCCACTCACCGACATCGCCGTAGACCCGATCGACGGGACCACGCTCACCGCCCTCGGTCGCGGCAACGCGCTCGCGGTGATCGCGGTCTCCGAGCGCGGCACGATGTTCAACCCCGGGCCGTGCGTGTACATGGAGAAGATCGCCGTCGGCCCCGACGCCGCGGGCTCGATCGACATCACCGCTTCGCCCACGCAGAACCTGCGCTGGGTGGCCAAGGCCAAGGGCACCAGCGTGCGTGACCTGACGGTGGTGATCCTCGACCGCGAGCGCCACGGCGAGCTGATCGACGAGGTCCGCGCGAGCGGCGCACGGATCAAGCTGATCTCCGACGGCGACATCTTCGGTGCCATCGCCACCGCCTGGCCCGATGCCGGCGTCGACGTGCTGATCGGCATCGGCGGCACCCCGGAAGGAGTCACCTCCGCCGCGGCGCTGAAGTGCATGGGCGGCGAGATCCAAGGCAGGCTGTGGCCGCGCAACGACACCGAGCGCAGGGCCGCCCTCGACGCCGGCTACGACCTCGACCGGGTGCTCGGCACCGACGATCTGGTGCAGGGCGACAACTGCTTCTTCGCCGCCACCGGCGTCACCGACGGCGAACTGCTGCAAGGCGTACGCTTCGAAGCCGGCGGAGCGACGACGCAGAGCCTCGTGATGCGCTCCCGGTCGGGCACCGTACGACTGATCGAGGCACGTCACCGGCTGGACAAGCTGCGCGAGTTCGCGAGCGTCGACTACGACTGA
- a CDS encoding alpha/beta hydrolase, translated as MHDNGSFTSGGLQLARYLSRPAGRADPLPGLILCHGFPIGPIDARHSAGTFPELIDRIANELQYVAMTFTFRGCGQSEGDFSLQGWVDDLRAAIAHLIDAAHPTGLWLAGTNTGGSIAVCVAADDPRVRGAALLSARADFDDWAAQPRRFLEHAREIGAIRRPQFPEHFDEWSRELRRFRPVAAAARFAPRGLLVMHGEDDESVPTADARQLAQAHGSAELHLLHGAGHRLRHDPRAIAVLMGWLDRQRLVEPD; from the coding sequence GTGCACGACAACGGGTCGTTCACGTCGGGCGGCCTCCAACTCGCCCGCTACCTGTCCCGCCCGGCAGGCCGCGCCGATCCGCTGCCCGGGCTGATCCTCTGCCACGGGTTCCCGATCGGCCCGATCGACGCCCGACACTCCGCCGGTACGTTCCCCGAGCTCATCGACCGCATCGCGAACGAGCTCCAGTACGTGGCGATGACGTTCACGTTCCGCGGCTGTGGGCAGAGCGAGGGCGACTTCTCCCTCCAGGGCTGGGTCGACGACCTGCGCGCGGCGATCGCCCACCTGATCGACGCGGCCCACCCGACCGGGCTGTGGCTCGCCGGCACGAACACCGGTGGGTCGATCGCGGTGTGTGTGGCCGCCGACGACCCGCGCGTGCGCGGCGCCGCCCTGCTCAGCGCACGGGCCGACTTCGACGACTGGGCGGCCCAGCCGCGCCGCTTCCTGGAGCACGCCCGCGAGATCGGAGCCATCCGCCGGCCGCAGTTCCCCGAGCACTTCGACGAGTGGAGCCGCGAGCTGCGCCGCTTCCGTCCCGTCGCTGCCGCCGCCCGCTTCGCCCCGCGGGGGCTGCTGGTGATGCACGGTGAGGACGACGAGAGCGTGCCGACGGCCGATGCCCGCCAGCTCGCGCAGGCCCATGGTTCGGCCGAGCTGCACCTGCTGCACGGCGCCGGTCACCGCCTGCGCCACGACCCCCGGGCGATCGCGGTGCTGATGGGCTGGCTCGACCGCCAGCGCCTGGTCGAACCCGACTGA